In Arachis hypogaea cultivar Tifrunner chromosome 2, arahy.Tifrunner.gnm2.J5K5, whole genome shotgun sequence, a genomic segment contains:
- the LOC112736397 gene encoding uncharacterized protein: MAEGTAPEPVDPSAAAVDMELEKDDNVADPNQKRPREDAQQEEATKEDDVVAPKKQKVETEEKSVEEQRLEKIDEPKGSEEAVKLGPKSFQSSSDMFNYFYNFLHLWPHHLNINKYEHLVLLELLKKGHVESHKKIGVGVSAFQVRNHPIYKSRCFFLIREDNTSEDFSFRKCVDHILPLPEEMQIKSDQNKALDGRGGGRRPHGKKGGRGRSGRGGKWRQ; encoded by the exons ATGGCAGAAGGCACCGCACCGGAACCCGTCGATCCCAGCGCCGCAGCTGTCGACATGGAGCTCGAGAAGGACGACAATGTCGCCGACCCGAACCAGAAGCGACCCAGAGAGGATGCCCAACAAGAAGAAGCAACGAAGGAGGACGACGTTGTCGCTCCGAAGAAGCAGAAGGTGGAGACTGAGGAGAAGTCCGTAGAGGAACAACGCTTGGAGAAGATTGACGAACCCAAAGGATCAGAAGAAGCCGTGAAGTTGGGGCCCAAGAGCTTCCAGTCTTCCTCTGACATGTTCAATTACTTCTACAACTTCCTTCATCTTTGGCCTCACCATCTCAACATCAACAAG TATGAGCATCTTGTGTTGCTGGAGTTGCTTAAGAAAGGGCATGTTGAGTCCCACAAGAAGATTGGTGTAGGGGTCTCTGCCTTCCAAGTCCGCAATCATCCGATCTACAAGAGCAGGTGCTTCTTCCTCATCAGGGAGGACAACACTAGTGAAGATTTCAGCTTTCGGAAGTGTGTTGATCATATTCTTCCATTGCCAGAAGAGATGCAAATAAAATCTGATCAGAACAAGGCATTAGACGGCAGGGGTGGAGGAAGGCGTCCTCATGGGAAAAAAGGTGGCAGAGGGAGGAGTGGAAGAGGAGGAAAGTGGAGACAGTAG
- the LOC112718154 gene encoding sugar carrier protein C-like: MAGGLIGKGTANGKQYPGKLTFRVFVTCMVAAFGGLIFGYDLGISGGVTSMDPFLKKFFPDVYAKEMNMKPSDNQYCRFDSQILTLFTSSLYLAALVASLCASSITRIFGRRLTMLSGGILFLAGAGFNAFAQKVWMLIVGRMLLGFGIGCANQSVPIYVSEVAPYKYRGALNMMFQLAITIGIFVANVLNYFFAKMKNGEGWHYSLGFAAVPAVMIIIGAIFLPDSPSSLIERGKDEKAKQELIKIRGTSDVDEEFKDLVEASQSSMAVKHPWATLLKRHYRPQLVMAIAIPFFQQLTGMNVITFYAPVLFRTIGFGSNASLMSSMITGGFNALATFVSIFTVDKVGRRKLFLEGGAQMFICQIVITAAIASKFGVDGNPGMLPIWYAFFVVGFICIYVMGFAWSWGPLGWLVPSEIFPLEVRSAAQSINVSVNMIFTFAIAQVFTSMLCHMKFGLFIFFACFVLVMSGFIYKFLPETKGVPIEEMSVVWQNHSYWKKFVKSASEEANAKVDNSC, translated from the coding sequence ATGGCCGGTGGACTCATTGGAAAGGGCACTGCCAATGGGAAGCAATATCCGGGAAAACTGACTTTCCGAGTTTTTGTAACGTGCATGGTTGCTGCATTTGGAGGACTAATTTTTGGATATGATCTTGGCATTTCGGGTGGAGTTACATCGATGGATCCTTTTCTGAAGAAATTTTTCCCAGACGTGTATGCAAAGGAGATGAACATGAAGCCATCTGACAATCAGTATTGCAGGTTTGACAGCCAGATTTTGACACTATTTACATCCTCCCTGTATCTGGCTGCTCTCGTGGCATCACTCTGCGCGTCTTCCATCACTCGAATCTTTGGAAGGCGTCTTACTATGTTGTCCGGCGGTATTCTGTTTCTCGCCGGTGCCGGCTTCAATGCCTTTGCTCAGAAAGTCTGGATGCTCATTGTTGGTCGCATGTTGCTTGGCTTCGGAATCGGATGTGCCAATCAGTCTGTTCCAATCTATGTCTCGGAGGTTGCTCCTTACAAATACAGAGGAGCCCTTAACATGATGTTCCAATTGGCCATCACCATTGGAATCTTTGTCGCCAACGTCCTCAACTATTTCTTCGCCAAGATGAAGAACGGCGAAGGCTGGCATTACAGCTTGGGTTTCGCGGCTGTCCCTGCCGTCATGATCATCATCGGCGCAATATTTCTCCCCGACTCGCCGAGCTCCTTGATCGAGCGTGGCAAAGATGAAAAAGCCAAGCAAGAGCTGATCAAGATTAGAGGAACCAGTGACGTGGACGAAGAGTTCAAGGACCTTGTTGAGGCGAGTCAATCATCCATGGCAGTGAAACACCCATGGGCCACTCTCTTGAAGAGGCATTATAGGCCTCAGCTCGTGATGGCCATAGCCATTCCTTTCTTCCAGCAGCTCACCGGCATGAATGTGATTACTTTCTATGCTCCGGTTTTGTTCAGAACAATTGGTTTTGGCAGCAACGCTTCTCTTATGTCTTCCATGATCACCGGTGGCTTTAATGCGCTTGCTACCTTTGTTTCAATCTTCACCGTTGATAAAGTTGGAAGGCGCAAGCTCTTTCTCGAAGGTGGTGCTCAGATGTTTATCTGTCAGATTGTGATAACCGCCGCGATAGCAAGTAAATTTGGAGTGGATGGAAACCCAGGAATGTTGCCAATATGGTATGCGTTCTTTGTGGTGGGAtttatatgcatctatgtgatggGATTTGCATGGTCATGGGGTCCTCTTGGATGGTTGGTTCCTAGCGAGATATTTCCCCTTGAAGTCAGATCTGCAGCTCAGAGTATCAATGTGTCGGTTAATATGATTTTCACTTTTGCGATTGCTCAAGTATTCACCTCCATGCTCTGCCACATGAAATTTGGCCTCTTTATCTTCTTTGCTTGCTTTGTTTTGGTTATGAGCGGTTTTATCTATAAGTTTCTTCCAGAGACCAAAGGAGTTCCCATTGAAGAGATGTCTGTTGTGTGGCAAAATCATTCTTATTGGAAGAAATTTGTCAAATCTGCAAGTGAAGAAGCTAATGCCAAGGTGGATAACTCATGTTAA